The Streptomyces capitiformicae genome contains the following window.
CACTACGGGGAGCACAAGGGCAAGCCGTTCTACGAGCCGCTGGTCGAGTTCATGGCCTCCGGTCCCGTCGTCGCGCTGGTCGTCGAGGGCGAGCGGGTCATCGAGGGTGTGCGGGCGCTGGCCGGTCCGACCGACCCGATCGCCGCGGCGCCCGGGTCCATCCGCGGTGACTACGGCGTGATCGTGCGGGAGAACCTGATCCACGCGTCGGACTCCGAGGAGTCCGCGGAGCGCGAGCTGAAGATCTTCTTCCCCGGCCGCGCGTAACACCTTCCGGCGGGGGCTCAAGTCTTACAGGCCCCCGCCGAGTTCATCCGTCTCGGCTTCGCTCGAGCGGGGGGACCCCCATCGAGGGCCTTTGTCCGGCACGCCGAGGGCACGCACCGAACACCGCAGGTACCGCACGGGACTTCCAACACACCCCCTAACACCCGATCGGCCCAACCGACTTCACCAAACCCACCCCGTGCCGGCCCGAGGGCGTAACCCAAGGTGAACCCCGGCCTGAAATGCTTGCCGTGTCCCGGCATATGCGTGCCGATCGGGGGAACGCGCACCCCCGATGGATCGTCTCCAGAGGCGAGGCGGCGCATCGCGTGCCCACAATGGCGAAGACCCTCGCGCAGTGTTCGTGCGGGCGAGACTACGATGTAAGCCTTCACGTCACAGCACCCACTTCGCCGACCTGAAACGCCCTGAAAAGCTCTCAAAAGCCCTCAGGCTCCACTTGGGAAGGCCAGACGAATCCTGATGGGGAACTCAATGTCGTTCATCGGCCGTGACATGGCTGTCGACCTCGGGACCGCCAACACGCTGGTGTACGTCAGGGGTCGCGGGATCGTGTTGAACGAGCCGTCCGTCGTCGCGATCAACACCAACACCGGTGGCATCCTCGCGGTCGGCGCGGAGGCGAAGAAGATGATCGGGCGGACGCCGGGCAACATCGTTGCCGTACGTCCGTTGAAGGATGGTGTCATCGCCGACTTCGAGATCACCGAGCGAATGCTCCGCTACTTCATCCTGAAGATCCACAAGCGGCGGTATCTCGCCCGTCCTCGGGTCGTCGTCTGTGTGCCGTCCGGTATCACCGGTGTCGAGCGGCGCGCCGTCATCGAGGCGTCCTCCCAGGCCGGCGCCCGCCAGGTGCACATCATCGAGGAGCCGATGGCCGCGGCCATCGGCTCCGGCCTGCCGGTCCACGAGGCCACGGGCAACATGGTGGTGGACATCGGCGGCGGCACCACGGAGGTCGCGGTCATCTCCCTCGGCGGCATCGTCACCGCCCAGTCCATCCGCGTCGCCGGTGACGAGTTGGACAACGCGATCATCCAGCACATCAAGAAGGAGTACTCGCTCCTTCTCGGTGAGCGGACGGCCGAACAGATCAAGATCACGATCGGTTCGGCGTACGACCTCGACGCTGACGAGCACACCGAAATCCGTGGCCGGGACCTGGTGTCCGGGCTGCCCAAGACCGTTGTCATCTCCGCCGCCGAAGTGCGGAAGGCGATCGAGGAACCCGTCAACGCCATCGTCGATGCCGTCAAGACGACCCTCGACAAATGCCCGCCGGAACTCTCCGGCGACATCATGGACCGCGGCATCGTCCTCACCGGCGGCGGCGCCCTGCTCCGCGGCCTCGACGAGCGGCTGCGCCGTGAGACCGGTATGCCGATCCACATCGCAGAGGACCCGCTGGACAGCGTGGCGCTCGGCTCCGGCAAGTGCGTCGAGGAGTTCGAGGCGTTGCAGCAGGTGCTCGACGCCCAGCCCCGCAGATGACGTCACACGTCGATTCCGCCGTACGAGACGATCTCTTCTCGTGCGGCGGATCGTTGATATAGAGGCAATAAGCTCCCACAAAGGCGCCCCTGTGGTTCCCGTCCCGGGTCTCCCAGGGGCTACCCGAATTCCCCAATTCCTGTCGAATTCCTATGAGGAAGGCACGGCCGCCGCACGTGAGGGACACACGAGAGAGCCGGCTGCTCCTGGTGCTGCTGGTCGCCGTCGCGTTCGCGCTGATCACGGTGGACATCCGCGGTGGGAAGGATTCACCGGTCGACGGTGCCCGACGTGCCGCGGCGACCGTGTTCGGCCCGATCGAGGACGGCGTGTCGACCGCCGTCGACCCGATCGG
Protein-coding sequences here:
- the ndk gene encoding nucleoside-diphosphate kinase; translated protein: MSQRTLVLLKPDAVRRGLTGEIISRIERKAGWQITALELRTLDQETLEQHYGEHKGKPFYEPLVEFMASGPVVALVVEGERVIEGVRALAGPTDPIAAAPGSIRGDYGVIVRENLIHASDSEESAERELKIFFPGRA
- a CDS encoding rod shape-determining protein, which translates into the protein MSFIGRDMAVDLGTANTLVYVRGRGIVLNEPSVVAINTNTGGILAVGAEAKKMIGRTPGNIVAVRPLKDGVIADFEITERMLRYFILKIHKRRYLARPRVVVCVPSGITGVERRAVIEASSQAGARQVHIIEEPMAAAIGSGLPVHEATGNMVVDIGGGTTEVAVISLGGIVTAQSIRVAGDELDNAIIQHIKKEYSLLLGERTAEQIKITIGSAYDLDADEHTEIRGRDLVSGLPKTVVISAAEVRKAIEEPVNAIVDAVKTTLDKCPPELSGDIMDRGIVLTGGGALLRGLDERLRRETGMPIHIAEDPLDSVALGSGKCVEEFEALQQVLDAQPRR